The proteins below are encoded in one region of Eulemur rufifrons isolate Redbay chromosome 2, OSU_ERuf_1, whole genome shotgun sequence:
- the FKBP8 gene encoding peptidyl-prolyl cis-trans isomerase FKBP8 isoform X1 yields the protein MASCAEPSEPTAPPPAGVPPLEDFEVLDGVEDAEGEEEEEEEEEEEDDLSELPLLKDMGQPPPEEAEQQPGALAREFLAAMEPEPAPAPAPEEWLDMLGNGLLRKKTLVPGPPGSSRPTKGQVVTVQLQTSLENGTRVQEEPELVFTLGDCDVIQALDLSVLLMDVGETAMVTADSKYCYGPQGSRSPYIPPHAALCLEVTLKTAVDGPDLEMLTGQERVALANRKRECGNAHYQRANFVLAANSYDLAIKAITSSAKVDMTFEEEEQLLQLKVKCLNNLAASQLKLDHYRAALRSCSLVLEHQPDNIKALFRKGKVLAQQGEYSEAIPILRAALKLEPSNKTIHAELSKLVKKHAAQRSTETALYRKMLGNPSRLPAKCPGKGAWSIPWKWLFGATAVALGGVALSVIIAARN from the exons ATGGCATCCTGCGCGGAGCCCTCTGAGCCCACCGCCCCGCCGCCTGCTGGGGTCCCACCGCTTGAGGACTTCGAGGTGCTGGATGGGGTCGAGGATGCAGAGggcgaggaggaagaggaggaggaggaagaggaggaggatgaccTGAGTGAGCTGCCACTTCTCAAGGACATGGGGCAGCCCCCACCAGAGGAGGCCGAGCAGCAGCCTGGGGCCCTGGCCCGGGAGTTCCTAGCTGCCATGGAGCCTgagcctgccccagccccggccccggaAGAGTGGCTGGACATGCTGG GGAATGGGCTGTTGAGGAAGAAGACGCTGGTCCCAGGGCCACCTGGCTCGAGCCGCCCTACCAAGGGCCAGGTTGTCACGGTGCAGCTACAGACGTCGCTGGAGAATGGCACGCGGGTGCAGGAGGAGCCAGAGCTGGTGTTCACCCTGGGCGACTGTGACGTCATCCAG GCCCTGGATCTCAGCGTCCTGCTCATGGACGTTGGGGAGACAGCCATGGTCACTGCTGACTCCAAGTACTGCTACGGCCCCCAGGGCAG caggagCCCGTACATCCCCCCGCACGCGGCCCTGTGCCTGGAGGTGACCCTGAAGACGGCCGTGGATGGGCCAGACCTGGAGATGCTCACGGGGCAGGAGCGCGTGGCCCTGGCCAACCGGAAGCGGGAGTGTGGCAACGCCCACTACCAGCGGGCCAACTTCGTGCTGGCCGCCAACTCCTACGACCTGGCCATCAAGGCCATCACCTCCAGCGCCAAAG TGGACATGACCTTCGAGGAGGAGGAGCAGCTCCTGCAGTTGAAGGTGAAGTGTCTGAACAACCTGGCGGCCTCGCAGCTGAAGCTGGACCACTACCGCGCGGCCCTGCGCTCCTGCAGCCTGGTGCTCGAGCACCAGCCCGACAACATCAAGGCGCTCTTCCGCAAGGGCAAG GTGCTGGCTCAGCAAGGCGAGTACAGTGAGGCCATCCCGATCTTGAGGGCAGCCCTGAAGCTGGAACCTTCCAACAAG ACGATCCACGCGGAGCTCTCAAAGCTGGTGAAGAAACACGCGGCTCAGCGGAGCACAGAGACCGCCCTGTACCGGAAAATGCTGGGCAACCCCAGCCGACTGCCCGCCAAGTGTCCCGGCAAGGGCGCCTGG TCTATCCCATGGAAGTGGCTGTTTGGGGCGACTGCTGTCGCCCTAGGGGGCGTGGCTCTCTCTGTGATCATTGCTGCCAGGAACTGA
- the FKBP8 gene encoding peptidyl-prolyl cis-trans isomerase FKBP8 isoform X2 has protein sequence MASCAEPSEPTAPPPAGVPPLEDFEVLDGVEDAEGEEEEEEEEEEEDDLSELPLLKDMGQPPPEEAEQQPGALAREFLAAMEPEPAPAPAPEEWLDMLGNGLLRKKTLVPGPPGSSRPTKGQVVTVQLQTSLENGTRVQEEPELVFTLGDCDVIQALDLSVLLMDVGETAMVTADSKYCYGPQGRSPYIPPHAALCLEVTLKTAVDGPDLEMLTGQERVALANRKRECGNAHYQRANFVLAANSYDLAIKAITSSAKVDMTFEEEEQLLQLKVKCLNNLAASQLKLDHYRAALRSCSLVLEHQPDNIKALFRKGKVLAQQGEYSEAIPILRAALKLEPSNKTIHAELSKLVKKHAAQRSTETALYRKMLGNPSRLPAKCPGKGAWSIPWKWLFGATAVALGGVALSVIIAARN, from the exons ATGGCATCCTGCGCGGAGCCCTCTGAGCCCACCGCCCCGCCGCCTGCTGGGGTCCCACCGCTTGAGGACTTCGAGGTGCTGGATGGGGTCGAGGATGCAGAGggcgaggaggaagaggaggaggaggaagaggaggaggatgaccTGAGTGAGCTGCCACTTCTCAAGGACATGGGGCAGCCCCCACCAGAGGAGGCCGAGCAGCAGCCTGGGGCCCTGGCCCGGGAGTTCCTAGCTGCCATGGAGCCTgagcctgccccagccccggccccggaAGAGTGGCTGGACATGCTGG GGAATGGGCTGTTGAGGAAGAAGACGCTGGTCCCAGGGCCACCTGGCTCGAGCCGCCCTACCAAGGGCCAGGTTGTCACGGTGCAGCTACAGACGTCGCTGGAGAATGGCACGCGGGTGCAGGAGGAGCCAGAGCTGGTGTTCACCCTGGGCGACTGTGACGTCATCCAG GCCCTGGATCTCAGCGTCCTGCTCATGGACGTTGGGGAGACAGCCATGGTCACTGCTGACTCCAAGTACTGCTACGGCCCCCAGGGCAG gagCCCGTACATCCCCCCGCACGCGGCCCTGTGCCTGGAGGTGACCCTGAAGACGGCCGTGGATGGGCCAGACCTGGAGATGCTCACGGGGCAGGAGCGCGTGGCCCTGGCCAACCGGAAGCGGGAGTGTGGCAACGCCCACTACCAGCGGGCCAACTTCGTGCTGGCCGCCAACTCCTACGACCTGGCCATCAAGGCCATCACCTCCAGCGCCAAAG TGGACATGACCTTCGAGGAGGAGGAGCAGCTCCTGCAGTTGAAGGTGAAGTGTCTGAACAACCTGGCGGCCTCGCAGCTGAAGCTGGACCACTACCGCGCGGCCCTGCGCTCCTGCAGCCTGGTGCTCGAGCACCAGCCCGACAACATCAAGGCGCTCTTCCGCAAGGGCAAG GTGCTGGCTCAGCAAGGCGAGTACAGTGAGGCCATCCCGATCTTGAGGGCAGCCCTGAAGCTGGAACCTTCCAACAAG ACGATCCACGCGGAGCTCTCAAAGCTGGTGAAGAAACACGCGGCTCAGCGGAGCACAGAGACCGCCCTGTACCGGAAAATGCTGGGCAACCCCAGCCGACTGCCCGCCAAGTGTCCCGGCAAGGGCGCCTGG TCTATCCCATGGAAGTGGCTGTTTGGGGCGACTGCTGTCGCCCTAGGGGGCGTGGCTCTCTCTGTGATCATTGCTGCCAGGAACTGA